Proteins from a single region of Kogia breviceps isolate mKogBre1 chromosome 5, mKogBre1 haplotype 1, whole genome shotgun sequence:
- the ALG3 gene encoding dol-P-Man:Man(5)GlcNAc(2)-PP-Dol alpha-1,3-mannosyltransferase isoform X3, with amino-acid sequence MEHAVHQGRHVEEVDITGVNKDSGNSSQPLVRWGTRRGKRNLSTKGSGFRGSGPASAAHLQDGGRPEEARPGKSRSSAGGTVRAVAAARLARAAPSAAGTALHAARGHLPLPGGDTEIDWKAYMAEVEGVINGTYDYTQLRGDTGPLVYPAGFVYIFMGLYYATGRGTDIRMAQHIFAVLYLATLLLVFLIYHQTCKVPPFVFFFMCCASYRVHSIFVLRLFNDPVAMVLLFLSINLLLAQRWSWGCWCFSLAVSVKMNVLLFAPGLLFLLLTQFGLRGALPKLGICAVLQVVLGLPFLLENPVGYVSRSFDLSRQFLFRWTVNWRFLPEALFLHHAFHLALLTAHLTLLLLFALCRWHRTGESILSLLKDPSKRKVPPQPLTPNHIL; translated from the exons ATGGAGCATGCAGTCCATCAGGGGAGACATGTGGAAGAAGTAGATATTACTGGAGTAAATAAGGACTCCGGCAACTCCAGTCAGCCCTTGGTCCGTTGGGGCACGCGGCGCGGGAAGCGGAACCTAAGTACCAAAGGGTCGGGCTTCCGGGGTAGCGGTCCCGCAAGTGCGGCGCACCTACAAGATGGCGGCAGGCCTGAGGAAGCGCGGCCGGGCAAGTCTCGCAGCTCGGCCGGTGGGACTGTGCGGGCAGTGGCTGCGGCGCGCCTGGCAAGAGCGGCGCCTAGTGCTGCTGGAACCGCGCTACACGCTGCTCGTGGCCACCTGCCTCTGCCTGGCGGAG ATACAGAGATTGATTGGAAAGCCTACATGGCTGAGGTGGAGGGCGTCATCAATGGCACCTATGACTATACTCAACTGCGGGGTGACACTGGACCTCTTGT aTACCCAGCCGGCTTTGTGTACATCTTTATGGGGCTATACTATGCCACTGGCCGGGGCACTGACATCCGGATGGCCCAGCACATCTTCGCTGTGCTCTACCTGGCCACTTTGCTGCTTGTCTTCTTGATTTACCACCAGACCTGCAAG GTACCTCCCTTCGTCTTTTTCTTCATGTGCTGTGCCTCTTACCGTGTCCACTCCATCTTTGTGCTGCGGCTCTTCAATGATCCAGTGGCCATGGTGCTGCTCTTCCTCAGTATCAACCTCCTGCTGGCCCAGCGCTGGAGCTGGGGCTGCTGGTGTTTCAG CCTGGCAGTCTCTGTGAAGATGAATGTGCTGCTCTTCGCCCCTGGGTTACTATTCCTTCTACTCACGCAATTTGGCCTCCGTGGGGCCCTCCCCAAGCTGGGCATCTGTGCTGTCCTTCAG GTGGTGCTGGGGCTACCCTTCCTGCTGGAGAACCCCGTCGGCTATGTATCCCGCTCCTTTGACCTTAGCCGCCAGTTTCTCTTCCGCTGGACAGTGAACTGGCGATTCCTCCCCGAGGCCCTCTTCCTGCATCATGCCTTCCACCTGGCACTTTTGACTGCCCACCTCACCCTGCTCTTGCTCTTTGCCCTCTGCAGGTGGCACAG GACAGGGGAAAGTATCCTGTCACTGCTGAAGGATCCCTCCAAAAGGAAGGTTCCACCCCAGCCTCTCACACCCAACCATATCCTTTAA
- the ALG3 gene encoding dol-P-Man:Man(5)GlcNAc(2)-PP-Dol alpha-1,3-mannosyltransferase isoform X2 translates to MAAGLRKRGRASLAARPVGLCGQWLRRAWQERRLVLLEPRYTLLVATCLCLAEVGITFWVIHRVAYTEIDWKAYMAEVEGVINGTYDYTQLRGDTGPLVYPAGFVYIFMGLYYATGRGTDIRMAQHIFAVLYLATLLLVFLIYHQTCKVPPFVFFFMCCASYRVHSIFVLRLFNDPVAMVLLFLSINLLLAQRWSWGCWCFSLAVSVKMNVLLFAPGLLFLLLTQFGLRGALPKLGICAVLQVVLGLPFLLENPVGYVSRSFDLSRQFLFRWTVNWRFLPEALFLHHAFHLALLTAHLTLLLLFALCRWHRTGESILSLLKDPSKRKVPPQPLTPNQIVSALFTSNFIGICFSRSLHYQFYVWYFHTLPYLLWAMPARWLTHLLRLLVLGLIELSWNTYPSTSCSSGALHMCHAIILLQLWLGPQPFPKAIQRSKKAH, encoded by the exons ATGGCGGCAGGCCTGAGGAAGCGCGGCCGGGCAAGTCTCGCAGCTCGGCCGGTGGGACTGTGCGGGCAGTGGCTGCGGCGCGCCTGGCAAGAGCGGCGCCTAGTGCTGCTGGAACCGCGCTACACGCTGCTCGTGGCCACCTGCCTCTGCCTGGCGGAGGTGGGCATCACCTTCTGGGTCATTCACAGGGTGGCAT ATACAGAGATTGATTGGAAAGCCTACATGGCTGAGGTGGAGGGCGTCATCAATGGCACCTATGACTATACTCAACTGCGGGGTGACACTGGACCTCTTGT aTACCCAGCCGGCTTTGTGTACATCTTTATGGGGCTATACTATGCCACTGGCCGGGGCACTGACATCCGGATGGCCCAGCACATCTTCGCTGTGCTCTACCTGGCCACTTTGCTGCTTGTCTTCTTGATTTACCACCAGACCTGCAAG GTACCTCCCTTCGTCTTTTTCTTCATGTGCTGTGCCTCTTACCGTGTCCACTCCATCTTTGTGCTGCGGCTCTTCAATGATCCAGTGGCCATGGTGCTGCTCTTCCTCAGTATCAACCTCCTGCTGGCCCAGCGCTGGAGCTGGGGCTGCTGGTGTTTCAG CCTGGCAGTCTCTGTGAAGATGAATGTGCTGCTCTTCGCCCCTGGGTTACTATTCCTTCTACTCACGCAATTTGGCCTCCGTGGGGCCCTCCCCAAGCTGGGCATCTGTGCTGTCCTTCAG GTGGTGCTGGGGCTACCCTTCCTGCTGGAGAACCCCGTCGGCTATGTATCCCGCTCCTTTGACCTTAGCCGCCAGTTTCTCTTCCGCTGGACAGTGAACTGGCGATTCCTCCCCGAGGCCCTCTTCCTGCATCATGCCTTCCACCTGGCACTTTTGACTGCCCACCTCACCCTGCTCTTGCTCTTTGCCCTCTGCAGGTGGCACAG GACAGGGGAAAGTATCCTGTCACTGCTGAAGGATCCCTCCAAAAGGAAGGTTCCACCCCAGCCTCTCACACCCAACCA GATTGTTTCTGCCCTCTTCACCTCCAACTTCATTGGCATCTGCTTCAGCCGCTCCCTTCACTACCAGTTCTACGTCTGGTATTTCCACACATTGCCCTACCTCCTGTGGGCCATGCCTGCACGCTGGCTCACACACCTGCTCAG GTTGCTGGTGCTGGGGCTCATTGAGCTCTCCTGGAACACATACCCATCCACGTCCTGCAGCTCTGGTGCCCTGCACATGTGCCATGCTATCATCCTGCTACAGCTCTGGCTGGGCCCCCAGCCTTTCCCCAAGGCCATCCAGCGCAGCAAGAAAGCCCACTGA
- the ALG3 gene encoding dol-P-Man:Man(5)GlcNAc(2)-PP-Dol alpha-1,3-mannosyltransferase isoform X1, with the protein MEHAVHQGRHVEEVDITGVNKDSGNSSQPLVRWGTRRGKRNLSTKGSGFRGSGPASAAHLQDGGRPEEARPGKSRSSAGGTVRAVAAARLARAAPSAAGTALHAARGHLPLPGGDTEIDWKAYMAEVEGVINGTYDYTQLRGDTGPLVYPAGFVYIFMGLYYATGRGTDIRMAQHIFAVLYLATLLLVFLIYHQTCKVPPFVFFFMCCASYRVHSIFVLRLFNDPVAMVLLFLSINLLLAQRWSWGCWCFSLAVSVKMNVLLFAPGLLFLLLTQFGLRGALPKLGICAVLQVVLGLPFLLENPVGYVSRSFDLSRQFLFRWTVNWRFLPEALFLHHAFHLALLTAHLTLLLLFALCRWHRTGESILSLLKDPSKRKVPPQPLTPNQIVSALFTSNFIGICFSRSLHYQFYVWYFHTLPYLLWAMPARWLTHLLRLLVLGLIELSWNTYPSTSCSSGALHMCHAIILLQLWLGPQPFPKAIQRSKKAH; encoded by the exons ATGGAGCATGCAGTCCATCAGGGGAGACATGTGGAAGAAGTAGATATTACTGGAGTAAATAAGGACTCCGGCAACTCCAGTCAGCCCTTGGTCCGTTGGGGCACGCGGCGCGGGAAGCGGAACCTAAGTACCAAAGGGTCGGGCTTCCGGGGTAGCGGTCCCGCAAGTGCGGCGCACCTACAAGATGGCGGCAGGCCTGAGGAAGCGCGGCCGGGCAAGTCTCGCAGCTCGGCCGGTGGGACTGTGCGGGCAGTGGCTGCGGCGCGCCTGGCAAGAGCGGCGCCTAGTGCTGCTGGAACCGCGCTACACGCTGCTCGTGGCCACCTGCCTCTGCCTGGCGGAG ATACAGAGATTGATTGGAAAGCCTACATGGCTGAGGTGGAGGGCGTCATCAATGGCACCTATGACTATACTCAACTGCGGGGTGACACTGGACCTCTTGT aTACCCAGCCGGCTTTGTGTACATCTTTATGGGGCTATACTATGCCACTGGCCGGGGCACTGACATCCGGATGGCCCAGCACATCTTCGCTGTGCTCTACCTGGCCACTTTGCTGCTTGTCTTCTTGATTTACCACCAGACCTGCAAG GTACCTCCCTTCGTCTTTTTCTTCATGTGCTGTGCCTCTTACCGTGTCCACTCCATCTTTGTGCTGCGGCTCTTCAATGATCCAGTGGCCATGGTGCTGCTCTTCCTCAGTATCAACCTCCTGCTGGCCCAGCGCTGGAGCTGGGGCTGCTGGTGTTTCAG CCTGGCAGTCTCTGTGAAGATGAATGTGCTGCTCTTCGCCCCTGGGTTACTATTCCTTCTACTCACGCAATTTGGCCTCCGTGGGGCCCTCCCCAAGCTGGGCATCTGTGCTGTCCTTCAG GTGGTGCTGGGGCTACCCTTCCTGCTGGAGAACCCCGTCGGCTATGTATCCCGCTCCTTTGACCTTAGCCGCCAGTTTCTCTTCCGCTGGACAGTGAACTGGCGATTCCTCCCCGAGGCCCTCTTCCTGCATCATGCCTTCCACCTGGCACTTTTGACTGCCCACCTCACCCTGCTCTTGCTCTTTGCCCTCTGCAGGTGGCACAG GACAGGGGAAAGTATCCTGTCACTGCTGAAGGATCCCTCCAAAAGGAAGGTTCCACCCCAGCCTCTCACACCCAACCA GATTGTTTCTGCCCTCTTCACCTCCAACTTCATTGGCATCTGCTTCAGCCGCTCCCTTCACTACCAGTTCTACGTCTGGTATTTCCACACATTGCCCTACCTCCTGTGGGCCATGCCTGCACGCTGGCTCACACACCTGCTCAG GTTGCTGGTGCTGGGGCTCATTGAGCTCTCCTGGAACACATACCCATCCACGTCCTGCAGCTCTGGTGCCCTGCACATGTGCCATGCTATCATCCTGCTACAGCTCTGGCTGGGCCCCCAGCCTTTCCCCAAGGCCATCCAGCGCAGCAAGAAAGCCCACTGA